A single Lactuca sativa cultivar Salinas chromosome 8, Lsat_Salinas_v11, whole genome shotgun sequence DNA region contains:
- the LOC111896824 gene encoding DNA ligase 4 produces the protein MSGETKFSVMCSLFNWIQKSKSSTKKRSKFRKFLDTYCKPVDYFAAVRLILPSLDRERGSYGLKESVLATCIIDALGMSRESPDALRLINWRKGGAKTGVNAGNFSLVASEVLQRRQGMISGGLTIKELNELLDRLASSENRAEKISILSDLIKKTNAQEMKWIVMIILKDLKLGISEKSIFHEFHPDAEDLFNVTCDLKLVCERLRDRNQRHKRQDIEVGKAVRPQLALRVANAASAWKKLHGKEVVIECKFDGDRIQIHKNGKDIHFFSRNFLDHPEYIHGMSDIIIQNVLVDRCILDGEMLVWDTSTDRFADFGSNQEIAKAAREGLTSERQLCYVAFDILYDGDTSVIHQSLKERHQLLKKVVKPIKGSLEILVPDGGLNAHTTAGEPCWSRVAHTVDDVEMFFKRTIENRDEGIVLKDLGSKWEPSDRSGKWMKLKPEYVRAGSDLDVLIIGGYYGSGRRGGQVAQFLMGLAERPAKDTYPRRFVSFCRVGTGLSDKELDEVVNKLKPFFRKNEYPKKGPPSYYKVTNNSKERPDVWIDSPEKSIILSITSDIRTIRSEVFAAPYSLRFPRIDKVRDDKPWHECLDVESFVELVHSSNHTTQWGGNQPKTSKSRVGEKKKKSGSVVPSHLLQTDVSQVKGQTLIFSNMMFYFANVPSTQSLDSLHKMVAENGGTFSMNLNNSVTHCIAAETRGIKFQAAKRHGDVIHYSWLLDCCSHKKLVPLQPKYFLVISESSKKKLQEEIDEFSDSYFMDIDIKDLKQLLNNIKRSKDSKAIDHYKKKYCPLDKWSRFNGCCMYFCIPQNSLSLDWEDLLKLTMKRMKLQVSFCGAKISNYISNATHLVVMSLPGFKVEFDTIARSFSASERRLLRDESVHMVDCQWLEECFEKDEMLQEDEYIMKPSGLMESTSSDENENLLSLKKEDKEKKKNTVDVEASASDKEDIKRQEKAAASVNKRGRPTKTKTSSTRKKTGVKPPRTRVRSGNKARKIHEYISDEEEEEEEENKVSASLDEQESKQKHEMQDAIVEDSEPLVKDVNVNDDDDDVMDKKSDKLEVMVGPDPLQAMLLDMIPSLEPKTIESPIMDPPIPKREEIHHNLDSNPGPSKKKKVSYKDMVMDLLKD, from the exons ATGTCAGGGGAGACGAAGTTCAGCGTGATGTGCAGTCTTTTCAACTGGATTCAGAAGTCCAAATCTTCAACAAAAAAGCGATCCAAGTTTCGAAAATTCCTCGACACGTATTGTAAACCCGTCGATTACTTCGCCGCTGTGAGATTAATCCTTCCCAGTCTCGACAGAGAGCGAGGATCTTACGGTTTGAAGGAGTCGGTGCTGGCTACCTGTATCATCGATGCCCTCGGAATGTCCAGAGAATCTCCAGATGCTCTTCGCCTCATCAATTGGCGTAAAGGCGGGGCCAAAACTGGTGTTAATGCCGGCAACTTCTCACTCGTCGCTTCTGAG GTTCTTCAAAGAAGGCAGGGAATGATTTCTGGAGGACTAACAATTAAAGAGTTAAATGAGTTGCTTGATCGATTAGCATCAAGTGAAAATAG AGCAGAGAAGATTTCCATTCTCTCTGATCTGATCAAGAAAACAAATGCACAAGAAATGAAGTGGATTGTTATGATTATCCTTAAAG ATCTCAAGTTGGGAATCAGTGAGAAAAGCATCTTTCATGAATTTCACCCTGATGCTGAAGACTTGTTCAATGTCACATGTGACCTAAAATTAGTTTGTGAAAGGTTGAGGGATCGAAATCAACGCCACAAACGTCAG GATATAGAGGTTGGAAAAGCTGTACGCCCTCAATTGGCTTTAAGAGTTGCTAATGCAGCTAGTGCATGGAAAAAG CTTCATGGAAAAGAAGTTGTGATTGAGTGCAAATTTGATGGTGATCGCATCCAAATCCATAAAAATGGAAAAGACATACACTTTTTTTCAAG GAATTTTCTTGATCATCCTGAATATATCCATGGAATGTCTGACATTATTATCCAGAATGTTCTTGTTGACag GTGTATACTTGATGGAGAAATGTTAGTTTGGGACACATCAACTGATCGTTTTGCTGATTTTGGTTCAAATCAAGAAATAG CTAAGGCAGCAAGAGAGGGACTCACCAGTGAACGACAATTATGCT ATGTTGCATTTGATATTTTATATGATGGGGACACAAGTGTTATACATCAAAGTTTAAAAGAACGCCATCAACTTTTAAAAAAAGTTGTGAAGCCAATCAAGGGTAGTTTGGAGATTTTGGTTCCTGATGGTGGTCTTAATGCTCATACAACTGCtg GGGAACCATGTTGGTCACGTGTTGCTCATACTGTTGATGATGTTGAGATGTTTTTTAAAAGAACCATTGAGAACAG aGATGAAGGAATTGTTTTGAAAGACCTTGGGTCCAAATGGGAGCCTAGTGATCGAAGTGGCAAATGGATGAAATTAAAACCTGAATATGTTAGAGCTGGATCTGATTTGGATGTTCTCATTATAg GTGGATATTATGGGTCAGGTCGCCGTGGTGGACAG GTAGCTCAATTTTTGATGGGCCTAGCAGAACGCCCAGCCAAAGACACCTACCCTAGGAG GTTTGTTTCCTTCTGCAGAGTGGGTACTGGGCTATCTGATAAGGAGCTTGACGAGGTTGTAAATAAATTAAAGCCTTTTTTCAG GAAAAACGAATACCCAAAGAAGGGTCCTCCTAGCTATTATAAGGTCACAAATAACTCAAAAGAAAGACCAGATGTCTGGATTGATAGTCCTGAAAA GTCAATCATACTTTCCATCACTAGTGACATCCGTACAATTCGTTCTGAG GTTTTTGCTGCTCCATATAGCTTGAGATTTCCTCGTATAGATAAAGTGAGGGATGATAAACCTTGGCATGAATGCCTTGATGTGGAAT CTTTTGTGgaattggtgcattctagcaatCATACAACACAATGGGGAGGAAATCAAccgaaaacatcaaaatcaagagttggagaaaagaagaagaagagtggcTCTGTGGTTCCTTCTCATCTTCTTCAAACTGATGTTTCTCAAGTCAAAGGACAAACCTTAATCTTCTCAAATATGATGTTCT ACTTTGCAAATGTCCCTTCAACACAGTCCTTGGATTCACTTCACAAAATGGTTGCAGAAAATGGTGGCACTTTTTCAATGAATTTGAATAATTCGGTTACTCACTGTATCGCTGCAGAAACTAGAG ggATTAAGTTTCAAGCTGCAAAACGTCATGGTGATGTTATCCACTACTCATGGCTACTTGATTGTTGTTCACACAAGAAACTTGTCCCTTTACAGCCCAA GTATTTCCTTGTCATTTCTGAGTCTTCAAAGAAGAAGCTACAGGAAGAGATTGATGAATTTTCAGACTCGTATTTCATGGATATTGACATTAAAGATCTGAAACAG CTTTTGAATAATATAAAAAGATCCAAAGATTCTAAAGCCATAGATCATTATAAGAAGAAATACTGTCCTCTTGATAAATGGTCACGTTTCAATGGGTGCTGTATGTACTTCTGTATACCACAAAACTCTCT GAGTTTGGATTGGGAAGATTTACTTAAACTAACAATGAAAAGAATGAAGCTTCAAGTTTCCTTTTGTGGTGCCAAAATCAGCAATTATATTTCAAATGCTACGCATTTAGTAGTGATGTCTTTACCAGGATTTAAAGTTGAGTTTGATACTATAGCAAGAAG TTTCTCAGCATCAGAGAGGCGTCTTTTGAGGGATGAAAGTGTGCATATGGTTGATTGTCAATGGCTAGAAGAGTGTTTTGAGAAAGATGAAATGCTTCAAGAGGATGAATATATTATGAAGCCAAGTGGTTTGATGGAATCAACTTCATCTGA TGAAAATGAAAACTTGTTGAGCTTGAAGAAAGAAGataaagagaagaagaaaaacaCAGTTGATGTAGAAGCATCAGCTTCAGATAAAGAAGACATAAAGAGACAAGAAAAGGCAGCTGCATCAGTCAACAAAAGAGGAAGaccaacaaaaacaaaaacaagtaGTACTAGGAAAAAGACAGGTGTCAAGCCTCCAAGAACAAGGGTAAGATCCGGAAACAAGGCGCGCAAAATACATGAATACATatcagatgaagaagaagaagaagaagaagaaaacaagGTTTCGGCTTCTTTAGATGAACAAGAGAGTAAGCAAAAACATGAAATGCAAGATGCTATTGTTGAAGATTCAGAGCCATTGGTAAAAGATGTTAAtgtaaatgatgatgatgatgatgttatggatAAGAAAAGTGATAAATTGGAAGTAATGGTGGGCCCGGATCCTCTTCAAGCCATGTTATTAGACATGATTCCAAGCCTTGAACCAAAAACCATAGAAAGTCCAATCATGGATCCACCTATTCCCAAGAGAGAAGAAATCCATCACAATTTGGATTCGAATCCCGGGCCTTCGAAGAAGAAGAAAGTTAGTTACAAGGATATGGTAATGGATTTGCTAAAAGACTAG